CCCAAATTTCCCGATTACGTGTGCAAGCTCAACAAAGCCTTATTTGGTATCAAGCAAGCTCCTCGCACATGGTTTCACAAATTAAGCAACTTATTAACCACTAACGGCTTTACATGTAGTCGCGCTTATCCGTCTTTGTTTATATTTGAACAGGGAACATGCATCATGTACTTGCTTGTGTATGTAGATGATTTAATCCTAACGGGCAATCAGATAACATGCTACGATTCTTTATTGCTAGGTAAATTAGGTGAATTAAACTACTTCTTGGGCCTCGAAGTCACCTATACATTGATTCGATTgtttttaaaccaatagaaatatACAACTGAAGTTTTGACCCGTGCTCACATGTTGGATGCCAAACCCACTTTCACACCTCTTGCTTCCAATATCACCTTTACAAATGACGGTGAGCCATATTCTGATCCCACTCACTATAGATCCATTATTGGTGCTTTACAATACCTTACAATCACGAGACCTGATATATCCTATGCGGTAAATCAGGTAAGTCAATACTTGCATGCTCCTACCACAAATCACTTCCAAGAGGTCAAGAGAATTATACGCTATATAAAGAGTACACTTACATAGGGCCTCACTTTCTCTAACCCAACCCATTCCTCTCTCATTGGCTTCTCTGATGCTGATTGGGCTTGGTGTCTAGAGACACGCCACTCAACTTATGGGTATTCCATCTTTCTTGGGGGGGGAACCTTGTGTCGTGGAGTGCTATGAAACAACCCACAGTTTCACGCTCCAGTTGTGAATCGGAATATCGAGCTATGGCGAATACCGCGACTGAGATCATTTGGATCACTGTAACACCCTTAAacgagtttggtaatcaaaccacattaatactaaaaagacgggtaaagtacctttggtggtaaaaattaacccgtaAAACAAAATAACTACGAATAAATTCACCTAGTTATTAACATGTAAACAAGTAATAAAAACATGGAGATGTAGTCTTAAACAATTAAAactaaacttgagggaccaaagttgtaaaaaGGGAAACTTATgttttataaacaaaacattaacacacaacacacacacacacagtgtgCGTGTGTAGATCGAACATTAGGGGAAGAAGTAagccaaaaccctagttcatacaaaatcatcaaattgaagggctAATTGGAGCTCAAACTCATTAATGAACCTGAATTAAcaatcacccaagctaggggatcgtAAGATATGTAGAATTTTAATGTTTGatgaagttgtgaaatttgatAAACATCAAAAGTTGCGATTTATGTATGAATCGTAGAGGTGATGGCCGAAGTAGTGATGAATACTTGCTTAGAAACAAAACCCTATTCTACATATGTTGCTATGATTTGAGTGTTTAAATGATTTACCACACTTAGATAAGTTGGTTTAATAATATGATGGAATTGATGATATAAATATGTTTAGAATCATCATACATGATAGTGATAAGAAGGTGTTTAAATAATCTATGAATTCAGGTATATGTTCACACTTGCCATGAGATGGATTTTTGTATGATATAAAGAAATTGATGTTAAAATCATGTTATAGATGCTTGAAATCATGTTGCCTACTATTAGTATGGAAAATTTGATTTCATTAAGTATTcggatgaaatgcctaagtgagttcaATGAACCAGTTTGTGCATTTGTATAAGTTAATAAGTCAattgacttctaaaagtcaaacATACCAAAGATAAGATCGAATAATAATTTTGACATAAAAActcgtaaggtggaatagtcgtgattgataatgactaatctaaccatcttacgaattataatgatagtttgacgcttgacaagctaggtgaaagcacgggaaggaagcgggtcaaacgaatcaagtgtGAAGGAAAAGCAAAATTTGGATGCAacgtaagtaaagcttacacccttttTATTTGTAGAATATTCCCTTATTATATTGATTAGAAATAAGGTAAATAAGTATATGGAATATGATGTTCTGACGTGTAGTCATACGAAAcgaaataaatgaaaataataagaaaccatgtttaatggttaaaaagggGTAAAACAGTAATTTAGTCATGAAATGACGAACATACAATGAGTTTTTGAAATGTTACCTTATGGTGTAACTCATATTGAgaaaaagggtaaaatggtagTTCATTCACGTGTTGACGAATGTAAGTTAAAATTTAAAAGATACCCTATGGTGTAAGCCAAGATGGGTTAAATATGTAAGAAAAAGATTTAAGGAAATATGACCTTATGGTGAAAATCCAAAAAAAAGGTCAAATGAGtgaaatggtaaataaatacCATTCTACTATAAATACAAAATGtttggtcatttagaccaaacgagTCAAATGGTGATGTTAATACCATTTGACAATAAAGACTAACAAGCATTTTTGGAATTTACGCTCACAGGGGTGAATAGCGTATGGAAATTTGAGATGCTATTAATTAGCAATTTATTAAGgaaaggtattaaaacgggtcaatacttTGACCCGAGTCAGGTATGTGTAAATAAGATTATAGCTAAAATGTACGATCTTGGTCAAACATGTttgaaagtccttcgtcgtaaaagaagggactaaagttgaccaaaacacccttgGATGATAAACCGGGCAAACGACCCTTAAGGGTTgtttgaaaataagttttatgatcGAGTAACCTAAAAGAAAAGGTATAAGCCCCTTTTTGGGTCATATGCCTTGAAACGAGTCTTTTCGTAATATTACTAAACCGAATGGTAGAATTCGGAATAACTAGTTTaccacattaaatccaccacaagtatagttgtggtggaagacaaATAGATATCTTAATGTGGAAATAAGATGTGAGCAAATGATGAGCGAGATTTAAGTTTAAATTGCTCAAATCCCTTAACAGGTCAAAATAAGTATACGTGCAAAATAGGTAACGAGCACATAAGCTTCATGAATAAAGCCCCAGGTATTAGTAAACATTCATGGTTATGAAGTTAGTATGAAATCGAAAGTAATTAAACAAGTTTGTGGTTTAAAACATGAAAGGGTCAATTAAGTTGAAAATGAATATAAAGCTGAGTGCTTAAAGTTAAGAATTTTATTAGTTCGggtgttggattttaactccatagcaaattacgatcacgtaggaagaaacgggtcATAAAACGGGTATGATTTGTGAAAGTTATGAGCAAATGAGTAAAATTTGGTAATGTTGGGCAAAATGCAGACCCAGCAACAGACTTTCTGTCGAAATAttgctgtcgcgccccgcgacgggaTAAGTTAAGTGACGTCGCGCCCCGCCAGGGCTCTTGCGGCCCGCGAAGGCATGAAGTGGAACCGATCGCGCCCCGCGATGGGCTTAATAATTGACAAAAAAATTGATTTCTTGTTCGTTTTTTTGGTATTCGGACTTGATTAGACACGTTTTAAACTTCGTATGACTAACTCATTTCAtggtttatgaaatgtaggtatatCTTCAAGTGCCGGATGACGATCAAGCTctatgaagaaccgaacacgattaaAGATTCAAGCTTCCGCATTATGTTTCGTCGTTGCGCATAAACGACGATATTATGTTTGAAATATTTTAAATTACAAGAAGTTTTATGAAACTCGTATTTTCAAGATGTTTTTTTAGAAATTTGTATTTTTAATGTATGTGTGTAATGTATACACATAATTATATAGTCGAAACTTATATGAAAGTTGTATAAATAAACTAAGGGTCTTATAATCACTCACCTCCTTCGTGAACTTCATGCCTTACCGCCGTCTCGCCCAACAATTCGTTGTGACAACAGGAGTGCTCTCTTTCTTACCCAGAATCCTGTATCTTATAAACGGGTCAAACATCTTGATATTGATTATCACTTCATTCGTGAACTTGTATCGTCTGGGAAGCTTCACACTTGCTTCATTCCGTCCAAGCTCCAGGTTGCAGACATAATTACCAAAAGCCTTCCGCAACCACAATTTGAAGCTTTTCAGAAGATTTGGTCCACCACCGTCTCACTTGCGGGGATATTAGTCTACATCATAATATTATTTATTGTATTTATCGTTCAAGGGTCTAGATGTATTTCATATATTATTGTATACCATGTATGTAAATTCACATTTTATATAATGCATTCTGCACACATGTGGAAACTTCAGAAAGTTTTCATTATTACAAATAGTTAGAGTGGAATCTTTTATCATGCTTTTATTATTTGATGGATGTATTTTATAACAAAGTGCGTAGAgcgaaataataataaaaaacaacatgcgaCCTTGTGAACCAAAAAAATATTTGGTTCACATAACGTGTATATGACACATGTTAAAATCGTGTAAACCAAATTAACAAAGTGTCATAATTATCCTTGTCGTTAAGGTTCACATTCGCATTCGCATTCTAAAACATAGTATTAGAACATTGATAAAGTAATAAGAAAAAACAACATAAAGTAAAACTATATGTCCACAATCGTCCCGTCCAGATCTTTTGTTTGTCATCATGGATCCTAAAATAAAAAAGCCAATTCAGTATATTCTAAAACATACTAAGTAGCCCATGTAATATATTGATAGATCGAAAATTAGGCTTTAGGATATTAAGAAATTTGCATGCCATTGGCCTTCTGGCTTAGTGATATCGGGTCCATCAAAAATATGGGTTCAAGtccgttaaaaaaataaaaaatcttaGAGAAGTGTGTATTTGTTGGAGTTTTATCCTAAACTAATATTTATCAAAATGGTGTTACTTAAAAATTATTTACTAAATTGGTGTTAATTGTTTATTTTGTATTTGCCTTTTAATTTTTAACTAACAAATtaaatttttaatatttatattaaattatTCAAGTatctactttttatttttaatgatttATATTTTTCCAGTAAAATccaatatttctttttttttatttctttgatTTCTCCGATTAACTCTTTATACTTTTTCGCAATAACTCTTTTTGTTTCAATCAACACTAGCCTTTTATATGAACCAAACACTCAATGAATTGTCTGTGGTGtgaaatttgttttgttttgttttatttattcatttacgTTTGTTTAcgtcaattaaaaaaaaaacaaacgaatagtaaaaaaaaaaaaaaaattccgttTAACCTTGTCGTCACAAAGTTTATTTCTCCATTCTCTGTTTTTTCTATCTACTTTCATATCCATTCAAATATAGACGCATCAATTTAATATTAAAATACTTTCATATGTTTTACATATCATTAGGAaaattaaatatttataaattatatcaattctTTGACACATGttattacttttactatatttAAGTCTTGTTTTGTTGTATCAAAGAAATATTTTGGTAATTTAATATAAACTAACCATGAAAATCTAACAAAGTTTGTCTTTTAGACTCAAAAAGTTAAGATTAGAAACTACTGgaaatcaaatcaaaacaagtttAGGTTCTGGACTCAAGTAATTAAAATGACTAAACCACATGACTCAAAAATGACTTTACTCTATATCAAATTTGGATTGATGAGCATTGTAAATAGATATATTGTTATTGAATATATAGTCATTCAATTACCTGATTTGCTAGAGATGGGGTGGAGATGGTCTGAAATGTCTTAGGAAGAAAATTAGTATGTGAATACCAAACGGCACAATTAACAGAAAAGACCCTTCCGATCAGTTTTCTTGATTTGGTACAGCACTGATGGAGCTGATTAGTtgcatctgataaacatttcttgcaGTCCCCCACCGATATAGTTGGAATACATTGCATGGACCCATATAAAGTACTGTGGGAACCTGGTCCATAACTTATAGACCCAGACCCGTAATTCTCTAAGCTATTAGCTTCTACCTTCGCCTTTAGTGTATTTGCCAAATTATTCAACGCATTCTCCAACTCACCAGCGGTAGCATTAGTCGGAGGATAATTTGGTTTGCTACTGAACTGAGCCCAACCGGCTATATTTCCTTGCTTTGGATGATCCGCATAGCGCACCATGCAATACAAGTTCGGTAAGATTGACCAAGTGGCACCTTCCTTTTGTTTAGGACAACTTTTCAAAAGAGTAGGGATTGTTTCTTTGACACACGCACTGCAATCTTGCATTTTAATTTTGGGGGGACAAAGAGCTTTGGCCGTAATTCCCTGATAACTGGTCATTCGATCACCGGTGTATGGAGGTTCAAAGTTTTTGAGTTTATCGAGTGCGACATCTCGTGATTTTAGTAGTTCGTTTGAATTCAAATCACCATTTTTACTACAGATAGAGGATTGTTGACCCGGAGGTAGGGCTGGATTAACACCATTGATAAATGCTTGAAGAAGGAGCATGAGCGAAATTAGGGATTTGGTTTCCATTAGTGGTTGGAAAATTTTTATGTTtcctctttcttttttttttgaacggcaaaatcgctttatatataaatataaagagccagcaagcAGCTGAACTGTATAGATGAACTGTATATGTTTCTAATTTGTAAACGTGTAATAAATTAGAGTTCAACTTCTATACATATGTCTCATTAATATCTAATTGATCTGTTATACAATAAAGAGATCGTGTTAAATGTTCCCTCCTCAACAATGGAAATCTCTCGTCTTAATAAACTCAAACTGATATAGTATAACCTAACTAAAAGTAGGTTTTATTGACGTCATCATACTTTTAATTACATTTAGTACATACCATGTGGCACGTGCGTTAATAAAAAATGTTAGTAATGGAAAATAACAATTCTCCTAAAATTACCTATAGAAAATATTACAGTTgctctttttatttttttattttttttgaaaagtaactgttattcacaaaaaaaaaaaaaaaaaaaaaaaaaaaaaaaaaactagcacAATGGGGGACCTACTTGAACTCATTTATGTTATGTGGATGATGTTGTTTTTCATTGGTGAATGGTCGAAGGAAAACATCTCGAATCTCAACCGGATTCCTGGATTCCTAGATTTTTTACTTTGTTCAAGTTTAAAAGTCAACCTCCAAAAGAGTTGTATCTACGGATCCGGTGTAACGCAAGAGGATGTTCACTCTATAGCTAATCTTATTCATGGTAAGGTCGGCGTGCTTCCTTTTACTTTTCTTAGTCTTCCTATTAGGGTAAATATGAAGAGGGTTAAGTTTTGGAAACCAATCGTGGATAAATTTAATTTCAACTTATTCGGGTGGAAGGCTAGAAACCTTTCTTTGACGGGAAGGGTGACTCTTGCTAAAGTGGTTCTTGGTGCTCTTTCGAATTAGTATCTTTCTCTTTTTGAAACCCCAAAGAGTGTCTAAAACTCCTTGGAGAAAATCAGTATAAACTTTGTTGGGAGTAGTAAAAGCGGAGGAACAAACATCAAATGTGCCGCATGGGAAAGATGGTTGGTCTGAAACTATATGAAGGtttctgtaacaccccaatcgtGTAACACGTGGCGGAAATATttgggagtcacgttacaaattacTCACAACaactggtactaaattgtttcattaatgttaacattgttttacaaataaagAATACATATAATGTCTTTAGATTAAAGAAGTCTAAGGCCCGGATGCGTTCCAATGTGTAGCATTCTTGAATAATTAAATTCTGAAACATAGATGAAAATGAGAGTCAGCATAAAAgatggcgagtacataggttttgtcagccaaataaatggcaaaaagtttggtattgcAATACTTTGACAACTACGAGAGTTGTCAATTGAGAATGGACTCTTTGAAGCCAAGGAATGACGAAAAGTGTTTAGCATTACAATACATAATCTTGATTGTAAAACTGGTAACAAAAGAGttttgtatatggcaatatgGTTATTACTAGGAGACTTTTATGCCATTGAAAATTGCACGTTGATCTTTGTAATCACATTGAAATCGGTCATAAAACTTGTGAGTGTGTTATTAtgaaatccaatcaaggattaataataacaatattgAAATCTGTCATAACTCGTGTGAGTATTATTAGAAATCAAGTCAATGATTTATAATAATACTTTGGATATccttctaagaatctaacatatgaaaatatggaagattctatAAGGATTTGGATATTCGAACATTGAATCAGCTAAACACAAAAATCCTAAAGTGATTCGGATAGCGCTACAAGAGTAatacaataagaacacttatatataggaagtaccagcagtgtatccaccatgttcttatggTCTTACACttgtttcgttatctaaatcactactaatcacataaacacataatcatcaaCTTGGTCATCAACTTGTaaacacgcattaaagtacacaaagaatccaatcaaggacttcaatttagtactttaaacatcccaCAAGTATtaaactatgaagatagatagatactacaaGGATCCGGTTTTGGTCACGGTGAATCATAAAATGCGCATTAGAGTACATAATGAATCCAAACAAGGACTCCAACttagtactttaaacatcccacaagaatctaactatgaagatagatagatgttATAAGGA
This genomic stretch from Helianthus annuus cultivar XRQ/B chromosome 8, HanXRQr2.0-SUNRISE, whole genome shotgun sequence harbors:
- the LOC110870542 gene encoding uncharacterized protein LOC110870542; translated protein: MGDLLELIYVMWMMLFFIGEWSKENISNLNRIPGFLDFLLCSSLKVNLQKSCIYGSGVTQEDVHSIANLIHGKVGVLPFTFLSLPIRVNMKRVKFWKPIVDKFNFNLFGWKARNLSLTGRVTLAKVVLGALSN
- the LOC110871468 gene encoding cysteine-rich receptor-like protein kinase 11, which gives rise to METKSLISLMLLLQAFINGVNPALPPGQQSSICSKNGDLNSNELLKSRDVALDKLKNFEPPYTGDRMTSYQGITAKALCPPKIKMQDCSACVKETIPTLLKSCPKQKEGATWSILPNLYCMVRYADHPKQGNIAGWAQFSSKPNYPPTNATAGELENALNNLANTLKAKVEANSLENYGSGSISYGPGSHSTLYGSMQCIPTISVGDCKKCLSDATNQLHQCCTKSRKLIGRVFSVNCAVWYSHTNFLPKTFQTISTPSLANQVIE